One window of the Brevundimonas goettingensis genome contains the following:
- the aroA gene encoding 3-phosphoshikimate 1-carboxyvinyltransferase: MSHRSMILGAMASGVTEVEGLLEGDDVLATARAAEAFGATIERLGDGKWRITGQGGFQSPASVIDCGNAGTGVRLLMGAAAGYPITATFDGDASLRSRPMGRVTDHLGRMGATFDWSGKAGLLPATLTGGSLTAIDHVQTVASAQVKSAILLAGLNAEGVTSVTEPEKSRDHTERMLRAFGAVVEVEEDGEGWIIRLKGGQPLTGTAVSVPGDPSSAAFPLAAGLIVPGSSVTVEGVMLNPLRTGLFDTWIEMGADLTIANRRISGGEEIGDITARHSALKGVVVPEARAASMIDEYPILAATAAFAEGVTVMRGVGEMRVKESDRIKLMVDGLRACGVAVEEEPEGFLVTGGPVPGAATVHTAHDHRIAMSHLVLGLAAAAPVTVDEPDMIATSFPGFVDLMNGLGGDVG; encoded by the coding sequence ATGTCCCACCGGTCGATGATCCTCGGCGCAATGGCCTCGGGCGTGACCGAGGTCGAAGGGCTGCTGGAAGGCGACGACGTCCTGGCCACCGCCCGCGCCGCCGAGGCCTTCGGCGCGACGATCGAGCGTCTGGGCGACGGTAAATGGCGCATCACGGGGCAAGGCGGCTTTCAGTCGCCCGCCTCGGTCATCGACTGCGGCAACGCGGGAACGGGCGTGCGCCTGCTGATGGGCGCGGCCGCCGGCTATCCGATCACCGCGACCTTCGACGGCGACGCCTCCCTGCGCAGCCGTCCCATGGGCCGGGTCACCGACCATCTGGGCCGGATGGGGGCGACCTTCGACTGGAGCGGCAAGGCCGGGCTTCTGCCCGCCACCCTGACCGGCGGCTCCCTCACCGCCATCGACCATGTCCAGACCGTCGCCTCGGCCCAGGTCAAGTCAGCCATCCTTCTGGCCGGGCTGAACGCCGAGGGCGTGACCTCGGTCACCGAGCCGGAAAAGAGCCGGGACCACACCGAGCGGATGCTGCGCGCCTTCGGGGCGGTGGTGGAGGTCGAGGAAGACGGCGAAGGCTGGATCATTCGTCTCAAGGGCGGCCAGCCCCTGACCGGGACCGCCGTCTCAGTCCCCGGCGATCCGTCCTCGGCGGCCTTCCCGCTGGCGGCCGGGCTGATCGTCCCGGGCTCTTCGGTGACGGTCGAGGGCGTCATGCTCAATCCCCTGCGCACCGGCCTGTTCGACACCTGGATCGAGATGGGCGCGGATCTGACCATCGCCAACCGTCGGATAAGCGGCGGCGAGGAGATCGGCGACATCACTGCCCGCCATTCGGCCCTGAAGGGCGTGGTCGTCCCGGAAGCGCGCGCCGCCTCGATGATCGACGAATATCCGATCCTGGCCGCCACGGCCGCCTTTGCCGAGGGCGTCACCGTCATGCGCGGCGTCGGCGAGATGCGGGTCAAGGAGAGCGACCGCATCAAGCTGATGGTCGACGGCCTGCGCGCCTGTGGCGTCGCGGTCGAGGAAGAGCCCGAGGGCTTCCTCGTGACCGGTGGTCCAGTCCCCGGCGCCGCGACCGTCCACACCGCCCACGATCACCGTATCGCCATGAGTCATCTGGTGCTCGGCCTCGCCGCCGCCGCGCCGGTGACCGTGGACGAGCCCGACATGATCGCCACCAGCTTCCCCGGCTTCGTCGATCTGATGAACGGCCTCGGCGGGGATGTCGGGTAG
- the cmk gene encoding (d)CMP kinase, with protein sequence MSSFLIIAVDGPAASGKGTIAARLAAEYGLPHLDTGLLYRAVGLKVLDAGGSLDDEAAAEAAARSLEVSGLSENARLTTGEAGEAASRIAGYPGVRAALLQLQQDFARQTGGAVLDGRDIGTVIAPDATAKLFITATPHTRATRRWKQLTARGDAIGFDEMLADIVKRDERDAGRGAAPMVQAGDAVLLDTTEMDIEAAFDAARRIVEAARAR encoded by the coding sequence ATGAGCAGCTTCCTCATCATCGCCGTCGACGGACCCGCCGCCTCGGGCAAGGGGACGATCGCCGCCCGGCTGGCCGCCGAATATGGCCTGCCACATCTGGACACCGGCCTGCTGTATCGCGCCGTCGGCCTGAAGGTGCTGGACGCCGGCGGGTCGCTGGACGACGAGGCCGCCGCCGAGGCCGCCGCCCGGTCTCTGGAGGTGTCGGGGCTTTCGGAAAATGCCCGCCTGACCACGGGCGAAGCCGGTGAGGCCGCCAGCCGCATCGCCGGCTATCCGGGCGTGCGCGCCGCGCTTCTGCAGTTGCAGCAGGATTTCGCGCGCCAGACGGGCGGAGCGGTGCTGGACGGGCGCGACATCGGCACGGTCATCGCCCCCGACGCCACGGCCAAGCTGTTCATCACCGCCACGCCGCACACCCGCGCCACCCGCCGCTGGAAACAGCTGACCGCACGCGGCGACGCCATCGGCTTCGACGAGATGCTGGCCGATATCGTCAAGCGGGACGAGCGCGACGCCGGCCGCGGCGCAGCCCCCATGGTCCAGGCCGGGGACGCGGTCTTGCTGGACACGACCGAAATGGATATAGAGGCCGCCTTCGATGCGGCCCGCCGTATCGTCGAGGCGGCGCGCGCCCGTTAA
- the rpsA gene encoding 30S ribosomal protein S1 — MADTHNPSRDDFAALLDEQLQGRDLGEGQVVHGRVVGVEKDIIIIDVGLKTEGRIPAREFGIGEGAVIPKVGDDVEVYLERVENALGEAVISRDKARREEAWTRLEVVFAEGVPVNGAIVGRVKGGFTVDLGGASAFLPGSQVDIRPVRDVGPLMGKEQPFQILKMDRPRGNIVVSRRAILEEARAEQRTELVGQLQEGEVRDGVVKNITDYGAFVDLGGIDGLLHVTDMSWKRVSHPSQVLAVGDTVKVQIVKINPDTQRISLGMKQLQSDPWDGVEAKYPVGAKYTGRITNITDYGAFVELEAGVEGLVHVSEMSWTKKNVHPGKIVSTSQEVDVVVLDVDASKRRISLGLKQAQDNPWDAFVAAHPIGSTVEGEVKNATEFGLFIGLDNDIDGMVHLSDLDWSVSGEEAIQRYRKGEMVKAKVLDVDVEKERVSLGIKQLGGDPVGEGDTYKKGQTVTVTVTAIESGGIEVKFGEDDAPVTSFVRKSDLSRDRNEQRPERFAVGDRVDAQITAIDKASRRVSVSIKALEMADEKEAIEQFGSSDSGASLGDILGAALREKAGKD, encoded by the coding sequence ATGGCTGATACTCACAACCCCTCGCGCGACGATTTCGCCGCGCTGCTCGACGAACAACTGCAGGGCCGCGACCTCGGCGAAGGCCAGGTCGTTCACGGCCGCGTCGTCGGCGTCGAAAAGGACATCATCATCATCGACGTCGGTCTGAAGACCGAAGGTCGTATCCCGGCCCGTGAATTCGGCATCGGCGAAGGCGCCGTGATCCCGAAGGTCGGCGACGACGTCGAAGTCTACCTCGAGCGCGTCGAGAACGCCCTGGGTGAAGCCGTCATCAGCCGCGACAAGGCTCGCCGCGAAGAAGCCTGGACCCGTCTGGAAGTCGTGTTCGCCGAAGGCGTGCCGGTCAACGGCGCCATCGTCGGTCGCGTCAAGGGCGGCTTCACCGTCGACCTGGGCGGCGCCTCGGCCTTCCTGCCGGGCTCGCAAGTCGACATCCGGCCGGTTCGCGACGTCGGCCCGCTGATGGGCAAGGAACAGCCGTTCCAGATCCTGAAGATGGACCGTCCGCGCGGCAACATCGTCGTCTCGCGTCGCGCCATCCTGGAAGAAGCCCGCGCCGAACAGCGCACCGAGCTGGTCGGCCAGCTGCAAGAGGGTGAAGTCCGCGACGGCGTCGTCAAGAACATCACCGACTACGGCGCGTTCGTGGACCTGGGCGGCATCGACGGCCTGCTGCACGTCACCGACATGTCTTGGAAGCGCGTCTCGCACCCTTCGCAGGTCCTCGCCGTCGGCGACACCGTCAAGGTCCAGATCGTCAAGATCAACCCGGACACCCAGCGCATCTCGCTGGGCATGAAGCAACTGCAGTCGGACCCCTGGGACGGCGTGGAAGCCAAGTATCCGGTCGGCGCCAAGTACACGGGCCGCATCACCAACATCACTGACTACGGCGCCTTCGTGGAGCTGGAAGCCGGCGTTGAAGGCCTGGTGCACGTCTCGGAAATGTCCTGGACCAAGAAGAACGTCCACCCCGGCAAGATCGTCTCGACCTCGCAGGAAGTCGACGTGGTCGTCCTGGACGTCGACGCCTCCAAGCGCCGCATCTCGCTGGGCCTGAAGCAGGCCCAGGACAACCCGTGGGACGCCTTCGTCGCCGCTCACCCGATCGGCTCGACCGTCGAGGGCGAAGTCAAGAACGCCACCGAGTTCGGCCTGTTCATCGGCCTGGACAACGACATCGACGGCATGGTGCACCTGTCCGACCTCGACTGGTCGGTCTCGGGTGAAGAAGCCATCCAGCGCTACCGCAAGGGCGAGATGGTCAAGGCCAAGGTCCTGGACGTCGACGTCGAAAAGGAACGCGTCTCGCTGGGCATCAAGCAGCTCGGCGGCGATCCGGTCGGCGAAGGCGACACCTACAAGAAGGGTCAGACCGTCACCGTCACCGTCACGGCGATCGAGTCGGGCGGCATCGAGGTCAAGTTCGGTGAAGACGACGCTCCGGTCACCAGCTTCGTGCGCAAGTCGGACCTGAGCCGCGACCGCAACGAGCAACGTCCGGAACGCTTCGCCGTCGGCGACCGCGTCGACGCCCAGATCACCGCCATCGACAAGGCCTCGCGCCGCGTCTCGGTGTCTATCAAGGCGCTGGAAATGGCCGACGAGAAGGAAGCCATCGAGCAGTTCGGGTCCTCGGACTCGGGCGCCTCGCTCGGCGACATCCTCGGCGCGGCCCTGCGCGAAAAGGCCGGCAAGGACTGA
- a CDS encoding integration host factor subunit beta encodes MIKSELIEKLAAENTHLTHAEVERVVNVVLGRMTDAMAEGGRVELRGFGAFSVRSRPARAGRNPRTGETVDVPAKSVPFFKSGKELRERLNASGDA; translated from the coding sequence ATGATCAAGTCAGAGTTGATCGAGAAGCTGGCGGCTGAAAACACCCACCTCACTCACGCTGAGGTCGAGCGGGTGGTCAATGTCGTTCTGGGCCGTATGACCGACGCCATGGCCGAAGGCGGCCGTGTGGAGCTTCGTGGTTTCGGCGCGTTTTCCGTGCGCTCGCGTCCGGCCCGCGCCGGCCGCAATCCGCGCACCGGCGAGACCGTCGACGTGCCGGCCAAATCGGTGCCCTTCTTCAAGAGCGGCAAGGAGCTGCGCGAGCGGCTCAACGCCTCGGGCGACGCCTGA
- the mscL gene encoding large-conductance mechanosensitive channel protein MscL, giving the protein MSLVSEFREFAIKGNVVDLAVGVIIGAAFNSIVKSLVDQVVMPPIGLITGGIDFSKLEWVMRPENTATEAVEKVSIQYGAFLNTVIQFAIVAFVVFMLVKGINQLRRQNAADPTPEAPAAPTPTELLLTEIRDELKARP; this is encoded by the coding sequence ATGAGCCTGGTTTCCGAATTTCGCGAGTTCGCCATCAAGGGCAATGTCGTCGACCTCGCGGTCGGGGTAATCATCGGCGCGGCCTTCAACTCCATCGTGAAGAGCCTGGTCGATCAGGTGGTCATGCCGCCGATCGGCCTGATCACCGGCGGCATCGACTTCTCCAAGCTGGAGTGGGTTATGCGGCCCGAGAACACGGCGACCGAGGCGGTGGAGAAGGTTTCGATCCAGTACGGCGCCTTCCTGAACACGGTGATCCAGTTCGCCATCGTGGCCTTCGTCGTCTTCATGCTGGTCAAGGGCATCAACCAGCTGCGCCGTCAGAACGCCGCCGATCCGACGCCTGAGGCTCCGGCCGCCCCGACGCCGACGGAACTGCTGCTGACCGAAATCCGCGACGAACTGAAGGCGCGCCCCTAG
- a CDS encoding N-acetyltransferase: MSLRPFEPDDHDAVNALHRGVWWPERSHAGWAWLATNPARLDIGAPSGWVVPDRDGAAAAFMGNLVQRVWKDERLHHVATGFSVIVPPAVRGKSRALIRAVLDQPNIAAGYTLNANPKSAPLYARHGMRAWPARTNALKLSWIVDPIDCLRGRLLREAVKRAPHLTDPYRERFLRSDRALGRVRRPRFPSLVSTLTDLSDGSPYCDFWRALKGEGRAVADRSPEILRWRIADPDQAEPPLLLAYTRDGAVTGYAMAIQAKATPIDPVFLEVLDLVALEDEPHAIPALMRALMDQARTRGAAKVRLQVVNEELKRRLGAWALGARHEGGWGHGHLRFRNGADAGDLATWSPTPFDGDHGVCQRPAPRRQRATTGADLRA; the protein is encoded by the coding sequence ATGAGCCTGCGCCCCTTCGAACCCGACGACCACGACGCCGTCAACGCCCTGCACCGCGGCGTCTGGTGGCCTGAGCGGTCCCACGCGGGCTGGGCCTGGCTGGCGACCAATCCGGCGCGGCTGGACATCGGGGCGCCGTCAGGCTGGGTCGTCCCGGACCGGGACGGCGCCGCGGCCGCCTTCATGGGCAATCTGGTCCAGCGGGTGTGGAAGGACGAGCGGCTGCATCACGTCGCCACCGGCTTCTCCGTCATCGTGCCCCCGGCCGTGCGCGGCAAGAGCCGGGCCCTGATCCGCGCCGTCCTGGACCAGCCGAACATCGCCGCCGGCTATACGCTGAACGCCAATCCCAAATCGGCGCCCCTCTACGCCCGCCACGGCATGCGGGCCTGGCCGGCGCGAACAAACGCTCTGAAACTATCCTGGATCGTCGATCCGATCGACTGTCTGCGGGGCCGGCTGCTGCGCGAGGCGGTGAAGCGGGCGCCCCATCTGACCGATCCGTACCGCGAGCGCTTTCTGCGGTCCGATCGCGCCCTGGGCCGGGTTCGGCGCCCCCGCTTCCCGTCCCTGGTCTCAACCCTGACCGACCTCTCGGACGGCTCGCCCTATTGCGACTTCTGGCGGGCGCTGAAGGGCGAAGGTCGGGCGGTCGCGGACCGAAGCCCGGAGATCCTGCGCTGGCGCATCGCCGATCCGGACCAGGCCGAACCGCCGCTGCTGCTGGCCTATACGCGCGACGGCGCCGTGACCGGCTATGCGATGGCCATCCAGGCCAAGGCGACGCCGATCGACCCGGTGTTTCTGGAGGTCCTCGACCTCGTCGCCCTGGAGGACGAGCCCCACGCCATTCCGGCCCTGATGCGGGCCCTGATGGATCAGGCCCGCACCCGCGGCGCGGCCAAGGTGCGGTTGCAGGTGGTCAATGAGGAGCTGAAGCGTCGCCTCGGCGCCTGGGCCCTCGGCGCCCGGCACGAAGGCGGCTGGGGCCACGGTCATTTGCGCTTCCGCAACGGAGCCGACGCCGGAGATCTGGCCACATGGTCGCCGACGCCCTTCGACGGCGACCACGGCGTCTGTCAGCGCCCGGCCCCGCGCCGCCAGCGGGCGACGACCGGCGCCGACCTGCGAGCCTAG
- a CDS encoding ImuA family protein gives MSPPLQTLSGSTAWPALAEGLEEVCVVGTRDMAGAFAFALSRLPQDDGRPVLLAAGRRWSGEHGRPYGPGFRGAGLDGRGAGLILSEGRTESELLWIMEQALRSGAVSAALTTVEAASLAQTRRLEFAARDGAAVGVLLRQTEGGLSAARRRWRITTLRSVSNPDDLRSPGGFALSAELTRSRSERPGVWKLEQDDETHRLRLADRLAGDGLGERGRTGLAA, from the coding sequence ATGTCCCCGCCCCTTCAGACCCTTTCGGGCTCCACCGCCTGGCCCGCCCTCGCCGAGGGGCTGGAAGAGGTGTGCGTGGTCGGGACGCGGGACATGGCCGGGGCCTTCGCCTTCGCCCTGTCGCGTCTGCCGCAGGATGACGGCCGCCCGGTGCTGCTGGCGGCGGGCCGCCGGTGGTCGGGCGAGCATGGACGGCCCTATGGCCCGGGTTTTCGGGGGGCGGGGCTCGACGGGCGCGGCGCCGGCCTGATCCTCAGCGAGGGGCGGACCGAGAGCGAACTGCTGTGGATCATGGAGCAGGCCCTGAGGTCCGGGGCGGTCTCTGCGGCCCTGACCACGGTCGAGGCGGCCTCCCTGGCCCAGACCCGTCGGCTGGAGTTCGCGGCGCGCGACGGGGCGGCGGTCGGGGTGCTTCTGAGACAGACCGAAGGCGGGCTCAGCGCCGCCCGCCGCCGCTGGCGCATCACAACCCTGAGGAGCGTCTCGAATCCCGACGACCTGAGGTCCCCGGGCGGTTTCGCCCTCAGCGCCGAACTGACCCGTAGCCGTTCGGAGCGGCCCGGCGTCTGGAAACTGGAGCAGGATGATGAGACGCATCGTCTCCGTCTGGCTGATCGACTGGCCGGTGACGGTCTGGGCGAACGGGGCCGGACGGGTCTCGCCGCCTGA
- a CDS encoding Y-family DNA polymerase, whose protein sequence is MRRIVSVWLIDWPVTVWANGAGRVSPPEVPVGAHEGPPFALITRTARGAVIHALNAAARAAGLSAGQTQADARAILPTLICRPADLAADRGALQRLAVWAERWSPAVVVDTEQEGMEGLFLDVTGAGHLFGGEAALLAGMEARLAEAGARARVALAPTPGAAWALARWGKDHAVVPEGRTRDALAPLPVEALRIEAAALRQARRFGLKRIGDLYEMPRAGLARRFRDGAGVGLVKRLDQALGLAAEALVPTRPPPKYRAWEAHAEPLCDIAGVEGRLPELAADLAAALEKDGQGARVLTLTGFRTDGRTTALTIKSGLPGRDVAVWMRLFRERGVERLDLGFGVDALMLSADLAEPLKAYQVSLEDEAAARHAESLTALIDRLSARLGDGAVRVAEPQGSWLPERAERWRPALGLSKAVRPDADAADADPRHRPILLLDPPEPVEAIAELPDGAPALFTWRRLARRVARADGPERLSPEWWRPPPADREARTRDYYRVEDDQGLRYWLFREGLYGREYTGADEERAPSWWMHGMFP, encoded by the coding sequence ATGAGACGCATCGTCTCCGTCTGGCTGATCGACTGGCCGGTGACGGTCTGGGCGAACGGGGCCGGACGGGTCTCGCCGCCTGAAGTCCCGGTTGGCGCGCACGAAGGCCCGCCCTTCGCCCTGATCACCCGCACCGCCCGGGGCGCGGTCATCCACGCCCTGAACGCGGCGGCGCGCGCGGCGGGCCTGTCGGCGGGCCAGACCCAGGCCGACGCCCGCGCCATCCTGCCCACCCTGATCTGCCGCCCCGCCGACCTCGCCGCCGACCGGGGGGCGCTGCAGCGGCTGGCTGTCTGGGCCGAGCGCTGGTCCCCGGCGGTGGTGGTGGATACCGAACAGGAAGGGATGGAGGGGCTGTTCCTCGACGTCACCGGCGCCGGCCATCTGTTCGGGGGCGAGGCGGCGCTTCTGGCCGGGATGGAGGCGCGTCTGGCCGAGGCCGGCGCCCGCGCCCGCGTCGCCCTGGCTCCCACCCCTGGCGCGGCCTGGGCCCTGGCGCGCTGGGGGAAAGACCATGCGGTGGTTCCGGAAGGCCGGACCCGGGACGCCCTCGCCCCCCTGCCGGTCGAGGCCCTGCGTATCGAGGCGGCGGCCCTCAGACAGGCGCGACGGTTCGGGCTGAAGCGGATCGGCGACCTCTATGAGATGCCGCGCGCGGGCTTGGCCCGCCGCTTCCGCGACGGAGCGGGCGTGGGTCTGGTGAAGCGGCTGGATCAGGCCCTGGGTCTGGCCGCCGAGGCGCTGGTTCCGACGCGCCCGCCGCCGAAATACCGGGCGTGGGAGGCCCATGCCGAACCCCTGTGCGACATCGCCGGGGTTGAGGGACGTCTGCCGGAACTGGCGGCCGACCTCGCCGCCGCCCTCGAAAAGGACGGTCAGGGGGCGCGGGTCCTGACCCTGACCGGCTTCCGCACCGACGGCCGGACCACGGCCCTGACGATCAAGTCCGGCCTGCCGGGACGCGACGTCGCGGTCTGGATGCGGCTGTTCCGCGAGCGCGGGGTGGAGCGGCTCGATCTCGGCTTCGGCGTCGATGCCCTGATGCTCTCGGCCGACCTGGCTGAACCGTTGAAGGCGTATCAGGTCTCGCTGGAGGACGAGGCGGCGGCGCGCCATGCCGAGAGTCTGACCGCCCTGATCGATCGACTCTCGGCGCGGCTGGGCGATGGGGCGGTGCGGGTCGCGGAGCCGCAGGGGTCGTGGCTGCCCGAACGCGCCGAACGCTGGCGGCCCGCCCTTGGCCTCAGCAAGGCGGTGCGGCCGGACGCCGACGCCGCTGACGCCGACCCCCGACATCGCCCCATCCTGCTGCTCGACCCGCCCGAGCCGGTCGAGGCCATCGCCGAACTGCCCGACGGGGCGCCCGCCCTGTTCACCTGGCGTCGGCTGGCGCGCCGCGTCGCCCGCGCCGATGGTCCCGAACGGCTGTCGCCTGAATGGTGGCGCCCGCCGCCCGCAGACCGTGAAGCCCGCACCCGAGACTATTACCGCGTCGAGGACGATCAGGGTCTGCGCTACTGGCTGTTCCGCGAGGGTCTCTACGGCCGGGAGTACACGGGCGCCGACGAGGAGCGCGCGCCCTCCTGGTGGATGCATGGCATGTTCCCGTGA